The Algoriphagus halophilus genome window below encodes:
- a CDS encoding amidohydrolase family protein, translating to MKHLLTFCLGLILLSSSVYSQVQLNPAPDRRADEGEGPFERLIIRGAIVIDGSGAPPAGPADIVIEGNKIVEIRQVGVPNVPIDDASRPQGATKEIDAHGSYIMPGFINLHAHIGGAEKSPNSEYPYKLYLAHGVTTIRGVPAANVAWTQSEKKRSAANEIVAPRIVAFHTLGQGENWKGGPVYTPEKAKEWVSWAASQGVEGIKFFNHDPDVLQAAIDAAHENGMGTVAHIAQPMVAQTNALDAARMGLDNMTHYYGLFEALYKDEDIQHWPAEFNYNDEQHRFSQVAYQWDKIHPRGSEKWNALIQEFLEHDFIIDPTMTAYLAGRDLMRERNAEWHQEYTLPSLWDFYTPNRENHGSYFYNWTSWDETAWRNFYRVWMSFLNDYKNAGGRVTVSDDASFIYNLWGFGLIEEMELLQEAGFHPLEVIRGATLHAAQAIFEPKGKPIEFGVIRPGLLADLVIVDENPIENLKVLYGTGFLKLNDETGEMERVGGVKYTIKDGIVYDAVQLREDIKEMVRNQKK from the coding sequence ATGAAACATCTACTAACTTTTTGTCTTGGGCTCATACTCCTAAGTTCCAGTGTGTATTCCCAAGTTCAACTCAACCCTGCTCCAGATCGAAGAGCTGATGAAGGAGAAGGCCCCTTTGAACGGTTAATCATTAGAGGTGCCATCGTCATTGATGGTTCAGGGGCTCCTCCAGCAGGACCAGCCGACATCGTTATTGAAGGAAATAAAATTGTGGAAATCCGACAGGTGGGAGTTCCAAATGTCCCAATAGACGATGCTTCCAGACCTCAAGGGGCCACCAAGGAAATCGATGCTCATGGATCCTACATTATGCCTGGATTCATCAATCTTCATGCTCACATCGGGGGAGCTGAAAAGTCACCCAATTCAGAATATCCCTATAAGTTGTATTTGGCACATGGAGTTACCACGATTAGAGGAGTCCCTGCTGCCAATGTAGCTTGGACTCAAAGCGAGAAAAAACGCTCCGCAGCAAATGAAATTGTGGCTCCCAGAATCGTTGCATTTCATACCTTGGGACAAGGAGAAAACTGGAAGGGAGGACCTGTTTATACTCCTGAAAAAGCCAAAGAATGGGTCTCTTGGGCTGCCAGCCAAGGAGTAGAGGGAATCAAGTTCTTTAACCATGATCCAGATGTGCTTCAAGCAGCCATCGACGCTGCCCATGAAAATGGAATGGGAACGGTCGCTCATATCGCTCAGCCAATGGTCGCTCAGACCAATGCCTTGGATGCAGCAAGAATGGGCCTTGACAACATGACCCACTATTACGGTTTATTTGAAGCATTGTATAAAGATGAAGACATACAGCATTGGCCTGCTGAATTCAACTATAATGACGAGCAGCATCGCTTTAGTCAAGTAGCTTACCAATGGGACAAAATTCATCCAAGAGGAAGTGAAAAATGGAATGCTTTGATCCAGGAATTTTTGGAGCATGATTTCATTATAGATCCCACGATGACTGCCTATTTAGCCGGAAGAGATCTTATGCGAGAGCGAAATGCTGAATGGCATCAGGAATACACCTTGCCTTCTCTTTGGGATTTCTATACACCAAACCGTGAAAACCATGGATCCTATTTTTACAATTGGACTTCTTGGGATGAAACTGCCTGGCGAAATTTCTACAGAGTATGGATGTCATTCTTGAACGACTATAAAAATGCGGGAGGTAGGGTTACTGTCAGTGACGATGCCTCCTTTATCTACAATCTTTGGGGCTTTGGTTTGATAGAAGAAATGGAATTACTTCAAGAGGCAGGTTTCCATCCATTGGAAGTCATCAGAGGGGCAACCCTTCACGCAGCCCAAGCCATCTTTGAACCCAAAGGAAAGCCAATTGAATTTGGGGTTATTCGTCCTGGTCTATTGGCAGATTTGGTGATTGTGGATGAAAACCCAATAGAAAATCTCAAGGTACTTTATGGAACTGGCTTC